A section of the Gemmatimonadales bacterium genome encodes:
- a CDS encoding beta-ketoacyl-[acyl-carrier-protein] synthase family protein produces MTESRRRAVITGLGLVTPIGIGTDAVWQRLHEPRSAVQCITRFDSSPFRSHVAAQINDFDPVEMLSSKQARRTDRCSQLALAAAQMAIDDASLDLAREQPDRVGVFAGTALGGVGFAELEMMKYTTGGPREVDPLLALTVFGGAISCNIAITHGVVGVNSTNAMSCASGTLAIGSARDAIVRGDADVMIAGGSEAPLYPLCYGSFSLIRAMSTRNADPATASRPFDIGRDGFVMAEGAGFVVVEELERAVSRGAPIYAEIAGFGLTNDAYHMTQPRPDGREAIRAMRLALDSADCAPNDVEWVNAHGSSTPLNDSTEARAIREVFGDHTDRLPVSGTKGWHAHALGATGAIETAIVCMSMQRGWIPPTLNCIDPDPAGELHRVPPCGLERSPRAVLKNSFGFGGCNATLLLRDPGV; encoded by the coding sequence ATGACTGAGTCACGCCGTCGTGCGGTGATCACCGGGCTCGGACTGGTGACGCCGATCGGCATCGGCACCGACGCGGTGTGGCAGCGGCTGCACGAACCGCGCTCCGCGGTGCAATGCATCACGCGCTTCGACTCGTCGCCGTTTCGCTCGCACGTCGCGGCGCAGATCAACGACTTCGATCCGGTCGAGATGCTGTCGTCGAAGCAGGCACGCCGCACCGACCGCTGCTCGCAACTGGCCCTGGCCGCGGCACAGATGGCGATCGACGACGCGTCGCTCGATCTCGCCCGCGAACAACCCGATCGCGTCGGCGTCTTCGCCGGCACCGCGCTCGGCGGCGTCGGTTTTGCCGAGTTGGAGATGATGAAGTACACGACCGGCGGTCCGCGCGAAGTCGATCCGTTGCTCGCGCTCACCGTCTTCGGCGGCGCGATCTCGTGCAACATCGCGATCACGCATGGAGTCGTCGGCGTCAATTCCACCAACGCGATGAGCTGCGCCTCGGGAACGCTGGCGATCGGCAGCGCCCGCGATGCGATCGTCCGCGGCGACGCCGATGTGATGATCGCCGGCGGGAGCGAAGCACCGCTCTATCCGCTGTGCTACGGATCGTTCTCGCTGATCCGCGCCATGAGCACCCGCAACGCCGATCCCGCCACGGCATCGCGCCCGTTCGACATCGGCCGCGACGGCTTCGTAATGGCGGAAGGCGCGGGGTTCGTCGTGGTGGAGGAGCTGGAACGCGCCGTCTCGCGCGGCGCGCCGATCTACGCCGAGATCGCCGGCTTCGGACTCACCAACGACGCCTACCATATGACGCAGCCGCGCCCCGACGGGCGGGAGGCGATCCGTGCGATGCGGCTGGCGCTGGACAGCGCCGATTGCGCCCCGAACGACGTGGAGTGGGTCAACGCGCATGGGTCGTCGACGCCGCTCAACGACAGCACCGAGGCGCGCGCGATCCGCGAGGTCTTCGGCGACCATACCGATCGCCTCCCTGTCAGCGGGACGAAAGGTTGGCACGCGCACGCCCTGGGCGCGACCGGTGCGATCGAGACGGCGATCGTCTGCATGTCGATGCAGCGTGGCTGGATCCCGCCGACGCTCAACTGCATCGACCCCGACCCCGCCGGCGAGCTGCATCGCGTCCCGCCGTGCGGCCTCGAGCGCAGCCCCCGGGCGGTCCTCAAGAATTCGTTCGGCTTCGGCGGCTGCAACGCGACGCTCCTGCTTCGCGATCCGGGCGTGTAG
- a CDS encoding FAD-dependent oxidoreductase, with product MTTEPIADVLVIGAGPAGSAAALHLARAGRRVVLLDRARFPRDKACSEYMSPETVRHLDQLGVLDAVDAACGAALDGSQVIGPFGSRLAGRFVRAGGTPFRATGLGLRRRILDAILVDAAREAGAVVMEEMTVQQLLHDGSGAVSGVAARDRTGALCHFAARVVVGADGLGSVVARRAGLHRRGAMRRVAFVAHFDGVRDVTPVTELHVSPDGYAGINALDSGMTNVALVVPAASAAHARGNSMQFFRDRVAAFPGVRDRIDFSRMTREVLVTGPFDAMSRRSTADGVLLVGDAADFFDPFTGEGICSALRGAALAAIAIDEALSRPGPITARRLARYRHDRRRAFLGKWLVERLVGYGMIAPALFDRAVSRLERKGMADTLIGVTGQFVSPWRVINPVYLTRMVW from the coding sequence GTGACAACTGAGCCGATCGCCGATGTTCTGGTGATCGGTGCAGGTCCCGCGGGGAGTGCGGCGGCACTTCATCTCGCGCGCGCCGGCCGTCGGGTCGTGCTGCTCGATCGCGCTCGCTTCCCGCGCGACAAGGCGTGTTCCGAATACATGAGTCCCGAGACGGTCCGGCACCTCGATCAGCTCGGCGTCCTCGATGCGGTCGACGCAGCCTGTGGCGCGGCGCTCGACGGCTCGCAGGTGATCGGTCCGTTCGGGTCGCGGCTCGCCGGCCGCTTCGTCCGCGCCGGCGGCACGCCGTTCCGCGCCACCGGTCTCGGCCTCCGCCGCCGGATCCTCGATGCAATCCTGGTCGATGCGGCGCGCGAGGCCGGGGCGGTCGTGATGGAAGAGATGACGGTGCAGCAACTGCTCCACGACGGCAGCGGCGCGGTGTCGGGTGTCGCCGCCCGGGACCGCACCGGCGCGCTCTGCCATTTCGCCGCGCGCGTCGTCGTCGGTGCCGACGGCCTCGGCAGCGTGGTGGCGCGGCGCGCTGGATTGCACCGTCGCGGCGCCATGCGCCGCGTGGCGTTCGTGGCGCATTTCGACGGCGTGCGTGACGTGACGCCGGTCACCGAACTGCACGTGTCGCCCGACGGGTATGCCGGGATCAATGCGCTCGATTCCGGGATGACCAACGTCGCGCTGGTGGTTCCGGCGGCGAGTGCGGCGCATGCCCGCGGCAACTCGATGCAGTTCTTCCGCGATCGGGTCGCCGCGTTTCCGGGCGTGCGTGACCGGATCGACTTCTCGCGGATGACGCGCGAGGTGCTGGTGACCGGTCCGTTCGACGCGATGTCGCGCCGAAGCACCGCCGACGGCGTTCTCCTCGTAGGCGACGCGGCCGATTTCTTCGATCCCTTTACCGGCGAAGGGATCTGCAGCGCGCTGCGGGGCGCCGCGCTCGCCGCGATCGCGATCGACGAGGCGCTGTCGCGCCCCGGACCGATCACCGCGCGCCGCCTGGCACGCTATCGCCACGATCGCCGCCGCGCCTTTCTCGGCAAATGGCTGGTCGAGCGGCTGGTTGGCTACGGGATGATCGCGCCGGCGCTCTTCGATCGCGCCGTGTCGCGGCTGGAGCGCAAGGGAATGGCCGATACGCTGATCGGTGTCACCGGACAATTCGTCTCGCCGTGGCGGGTGATCAATCCGGTGTACCTCACGCGGATGGTCTGGTGA
- a CDS encoding SRPBCC family protein yields the protein MRTVDRRVVRASPAVVWRHAVAVERWPDILSHYRWVTRESGDAGSAGTVEMAAWRPFGLFRWPTWWRSAMTTDAERHRIGYRHIGGMTKGMDVLWTIEPTPEGWSDVTIVHEWNGPQWPLIGGIVAKTIIGPVFIHGIASRTLAGIDHAASAGAVADD from the coding sequence ATGCGCACGGTGGACCGACGCGTCGTTCGTGCCTCCCCTGCCGTCGTTTGGCGCCATGCGGTAGCAGTTGAGCGGTGGCCAGACATCCTTTCCCATTACCGGTGGGTCACCCGGGAGAGCGGTGACGCGGGGAGCGCCGGGACCGTCGAGATGGCGGCGTGGCGTCCGTTCGGCCTCTTTCGCTGGCCGACCTGGTGGCGGTCCGCGATGACGACCGATGCCGAGCGGCACCGGATCGGTTACCGCCACATCGGCGGGATGACGAAGGGAATGGATGTGCTCTGGACCATCGAGCCAACGCCGGAAGGATGGAGCGACGTGACGATCGTGCACGAGTGGAATGGCCCGCAGTGGCCGCTGATCGGCGGAATCGTGGCGAAGACGATCATCGGGCCGGTCTTCATCCACGGGATCGCGTCGCGCACGCTCGCAGGGATCGACCACGCCGCATCGGCCGGCGCGGTGGCCGATGACTGA
- a CDS encoding fibronectin type III domain-containing protein — translation MLGDTIGLSIPTIYAFADGDDAASGGISTTGSDDFNWYSSLAGGATSAGPSFTLIPSSAGSVSVWARLVSQHSGNWIPEDADSIPLSVTVAGVPTPSGLAASSVDSTHAIISWTNGSGIVTAGGRTVVQIEADTSGASWVTVDSTVVTNTADTLSSLAKGMSYNVRIKHIHKGISGSWQTESDLFSTTGGDPVITSFFVASCSTFSTNKVFNDWILGWTKTGSTTGWTWEIYINNVNNPSTASLQTSGTTGTSNSSGTIDDWSQNPTPAYFYFWVRYTNGGSATAFEPLDANPLNVADESCGMAEDRR, via the coding sequence ATGCTCGGAGACACAATCGGTCTCAGTATTCCGACGATCTACGCATTCGCCGACGGAGACGACGCGGCCAGCGGCGGCATTTCGACCACCGGCAGCGATGATTTCAACTGGTATTCGTCACTTGCGGGGGGCGCGACGTCGGCAGGGCCGAGCTTCACTCTGATTCCATCGTCTGCCGGATCGGTTTCAGTCTGGGCCAGGCTGGTTTCGCAGCACAGCGGGAACTGGATCCCCGAAGACGCTGACTCAATTCCACTCTCGGTCACCGTCGCCGGGGTGCCGACGCCGAGCGGGCTGGCGGCAAGTTCCGTCGACTCGACGCACGCGATCATCAGCTGGACCAACGGTAGTGGCATCGTAACGGCCGGGGGTCGCACCGTTGTGCAGATCGAGGCGGACACTTCAGGTGCTTCATGGGTGACGGTTGATTCGACCGTGGTGACGAACACGGCAGACACGTTGAGTTCGCTCGCCAAGGGCATGTCCTACAACGTTCGCATCAAGCATATACACAAGGGTATTTCGGGCTCGTGGCAGACGGAGTCCGATCTGTTCTCGACAACCGGCGGCGACCCGGTCATCACCTCGTTCTTTGTCGCTTCGTGCAGCACATTCTCAACCAACAAAGTCTTCAACGACTGGATTCTCGGGTGGACGAAGACGGGATCGACCACGGGCTGGACCTGGGAGATCTACATCAACAACGTCAATAACCCCTCGACCGCGTCGCTGCAGACCTCCGGCACCACCGGCACTTCGAACTCCTCCGGCACGATCGATGACTGGTCGCAGAATCCGACACCCGCGTACTTCTATTTCTGGGTGCGGTATACCAATGGAGGATCGGCTACGGCATTCGAACCTCTCGACGCCAATCCGCTCAATGTTGCGGACGAGTCCTGCGGCATGGCCGAAGATCGGCGCTGA
- a CDS encoding sigma-70 family RNA polymerase sigma factor produces MAAAPIALFEDEAVPHLDTLYRVALRLTGDPAAAEDLVQDTMLRALRAWNSFRPGSNARAWLVTILRNQFINGWRSRKRAPEGIDMESVPEPADLNDPDPEGRFFNELVDDEVLQAVDALPEEFREVLVLSDMEGLPYAEIASSLEIPVGTVKSRLFRARRILQGRLRRYAESTGILTHPNSE; encoded by the coding sequence ATGGCTGCCGCCCCCATCGCGCTGTTTGAAGATGAAGCCGTTCCGCACCTCGACACGCTGTACCGCGTGGCCCTTCGCCTGACCGGCGACCCCGCGGCGGCAGAGGACCTGGTGCAGGACACGATGCTCCGCGCCCTCCGCGCCTGGAACTCCTTCCGTCCCGGATCGAACGCCCGTGCCTGGCTGGTCACCATCCTCAGGAACCAGTTCATCAATGGCTGGCGTTCGCGCAAGCGGGCACCGGAAGGGATCGACATGGAAAGCGTTCCCGAACCGGCCGACCTGAACGACCCCGATCCCGAGGGTCGATTCTTCAACGAACTGGTCGACGACGAAGTGCTGCAGGCCGTCGACGCGCTCCCGGAGGAGTTCCGTGAAGTGCTGGTCCTGAGCGACATGGAGGGGTTGCCGTATGCCGAGATCGCGTCATCGCTCGAGATCCCGGTGGGGACGGTCAAGTCGCGGCTCTTCCGCGCCCGCAGGATCCTTCAGGGTCGGCTGCGACGTTATGCAGAGTCGACGGGAATTCTTACGCACCCGAATTCGGAATGA
- a CDS encoding M24 family metallopeptidase has protein sequence MTALAELDRDEVARMLTQVGADGWLLFDFHGCNPVAQRILPGGMGTRRVFVWVPRQGEMTAIVHRIEMQPFETFTGTIIPFSRHAELHEALRSTLAGKTAAMEISAKDAVPYLDRIPWGVIDLLQSLGVKIVSSADLVTRFAATWTAAETAEHVKAAEILREVALAALAKAVKLGGAGYTESAMQQEVVGAMTRAGLSLTTHPIVGFGPNAAMPHYEPHPGADRTLAKDEVVLLDLWGGMRPRAVFADQTWMGFSGSAVPAKVSEVWGVVRDARDAAIAMMQGRQQRGEPVLGYLGDQAARGVIEKAGYGEYFVHRTGHSIDRDLHGSGPHLDDYETHDDRGLLPGTGCSVEPGIYLPGEFGVRSEVNLYWGDRGIAVTPHQPQTSLVTIT, from the coding sequence ATGACGGCGCTGGCGGAACTCGATCGCGACGAAGTCGCGCGGATGCTCACGCAGGTCGGAGCCGACGGCTGGCTCCTCTTCGACTTTCACGGCTGCAACCCGGTGGCGCAGCGGATTCTCCCCGGAGGGATGGGGACGCGGCGCGTCTTCGTCTGGGTGCCGCGACAGGGAGAGATGACGGCGATCGTGCATCGGATCGAGATGCAGCCGTTCGAGACATTCACCGGCACGATCATTCCGTTCTCGCGCCACGCCGAGCTGCACGAGGCACTGCGGAGCACGCTCGCGGGAAAGACGGCAGCGATGGAGATCTCCGCGAAGGACGCCGTGCCGTACCTGGACCGGATTCCCTGGGGAGTGATCGACCTGTTGCAGTCGCTCGGCGTGAAGATCGTCTCGAGCGCCGACCTGGTGACCCGGTTCGCCGCGACATGGACCGCGGCGGAAACTGCCGAGCACGTGAAGGCTGCCGAAATCCTGCGCGAGGTGGCGCTGGCGGCGCTGGCGAAGGCGGTGAAACTGGGGGGGGCAGGGTATACCGAATCGGCGATGCAGCAGGAGGTCGTCGGTGCGATGACCCGGGCCGGTCTGTCGCTGACCACGCATCCGATCGTCGGGTTCGGGCCGAACGCCGCGATGCCGCATTACGAGCCGCACCCCGGCGCCGACCGGACCCTGGCGAAGGATGAAGTGGTCCTGCTCGACCTCTGGGGCGGGATGCGTCCCCGGGCAGTCTTTGCCGACCAGACCTGGATGGGGTTCTCCGGAAGTGCTGTTCCCGCAAAGGTTTCCGAGGTCTGGGGAGTGGTCCGCGATGCCCGGGACGCGGCGATTGCGATGATGCAGGGGCGGCAGCAGCGGGGTGAACCGGTGCTGGGGTATCTCGGCGATCAGGCAGCGCGGGGAGTGATCGAAAAGGCGGGGTATGGGGAGTACTTCGTTCATCGGACCGGCCACAGCATCGACCGCGACCTTCACGGGTCGGGACCGCACCTGGACGACTACGAGACGCATGACGACCGGGGGCTGCTGCCGGGGACCGGCTGTTCGGTCGAGCCGGGGATTTATCTCCCCGGGGAATTCGGGGTCCGGAGCGAGGTCAACCTCTATTGGGGGGACCGGGGGATTGCGGTCACGCCACACCAACCCCAAACCTCGCTCGTGACCATAACTTGA
- a CDS encoding methyltransferase domain-containing protein, with protein sequence MTHGGAQTAGQGMLLSPIGTEALDDPSTDPALVRRMLTDIARANRWLGGAAAVRYGIGKLLTPEDRGATLTLVDIGTGAGDLPPRAAAVARKRGVTLRSIGLERTPVAARLAMHNGLPSIVGCAGSLPLRPGSVDIVLLSQVAHHLGRDATIDLFRASSAVARRGVLVADLRPGYFAAAGFCVAGAALAMHRITIRDGVTSLRRGYTVAALRSLCAGAGAGHASVVPFGIGRIVAWWRTDVDSPPSIG encoded by the coding sequence GTGACCCACGGCGGCGCGCAGACTGCCGGTCAGGGCATGCTCCTCTCGCCGATCGGCACCGAGGCGCTCGACGATCCGTCGACCGATCCGGCGCTGGTTCGCCGGATGCTCACCGACATCGCGCGCGCCAATCGCTGGCTCGGCGGCGCCGCAGCGGTGCGATACGGAATCGGAAAGCTGCTCACTCCGGAGGACCGCGGGGCGACGCTCACCCTCGTTGACATCGGCACGGGCGCCGGCGACTTGCCGCCGCGCGCGGCAGCGGTAGCAAGGAAGCGCGGCGTGACGCTGCGGTCGATCGGTCTCGAACGGACGCCGGTCGCGGCGCGGCTCGCGATGCACAATGGCCTGCCGTCTATCGTCGGATGCGCCGGCTCGCTGCCGCTGCGCCCCGGAAGCGTCGACATCGTCCTGCTCTCCCAGGTCGCCCATCATCTCGGCCGCGACGCGACGATCGATCTCTTTCGCGCGAGCAGCGCCGTCGCCCGGCGTGGGGTTCTCGTCGCCGATCTCCGTCCCGGCTATTTCGCCGCCGCCGGTTTCTGCGTTGCCGGTGCCGCACTGGCGATGCATCGCATCACGATCCGTGACGGCGTCACGTCGCTGCGCCGCGGGTATACTGTCGCGGCACTCCGGTCGCTCTGCGCGGGGGCAGGCGCGGGGCACGCGTCGGTCGTCCCGTTCGGGATCGGCCGGATCGTGGCGTGGTGGCGGACCGATGTCGATTCGCCGCCCTCGATCGGCTGA
- a CDS encoding aquaporin → MPTLARRAIAEMLGTAFLVFFGCGVIVADFFPGAGYHVFGIAMVHAIILSIAISVTMDVSGGQLNPAVTLGLLAIRKIDGRDAFVYILSQLVGALVAAFLVRSFLAPNVGHVVAYGTPTLNSTITLGNGIVLEAIFGFLLMSGVLGTIVARNAPRIAGFGVGLTLIPIIMVGGPLTGGVANPARAIGPAVISGTSTALAVWIIGPIVGAVLAALLFQYGIWGKEEIAG, encoded by the coding sequence ATGCCAACCCTTGCCCGCCGGGCGATTGCCGAAATGCTCGGCACCGCGTTCCTCGTCTTCTTCGGCTGCGGCGTGATCGTCGCCGACTTCTTCCCCGGCGCCGGTTATCACGTCTTCGGGATCGCGATGGTGCATGCGATCATCCTGTCGATCGCGATCTCGGTCACGATGGATGTCTCGGGGGGGCAGCTCAATCCGGCGGTGACGCTGGGGTTGCTCGCCATCCGGAAGATCGATGGACGCGATGCGTTCGTCTACATCCTCTCGCAGCTGGTCGGTGCCCTCGTGGCGGCGTTCCTGGTGCGGAGCTTCCTCGCGCCGAACGTGGGCCATGTGGTCGCCTACGGCACGCCAACGCTCAATTCGACCATCACCCTCGGCAACGGCATCGTCCTCGAAGCGATCTTCGGCTTCCTGCTGATGTCGGGTGTGCTCGGGACGATCGTCGCGCGGAATGCGCCGCGGATCGCCGGGTTCGGCGTGGGGCTCACGCTGATTCCGATCATCATGGTGGGCGGACCGCTCACCGGTGGCGTGGCGAATCCGGCCCGCGCGATCGGGCCGGCGGTGATCAGCGGCACCTCGACGGCGCTGGCAGTGTGGATCATCGGGCCGATCGTTGGCGCAGTGCTCGCAGCACTGCTCTTTCAGTACGGGATCTGGGGGAAGGAAGAGATCGCGGGGTAG
- a CDS encoding flavin reductase family protein produces the protein MTAPRGTMPPIDPDNFRRLCGRFATGVAVVTTLDDRGHPAGMTANSFASVSLEPPLISIAVDHAAEMHPAMLVATRFTVNILEASQEALSRRFAAGLSDRFDGIGWTRSSDNDVVLSGTLAHISCEMWGQVEAGDHTLFIGRVTGGDAADHGRPLLHYRGGYADGDAL, from the coding sequence GTGACCGCACCACGCGGCACCATGCCGCCGATCGACCCCGACAACTTCCGCAGGCTCTGCGGGCGCTTTGCCACCGGAGTCGCCGTCGTCACCACACTCGACGACCGGGGCCACCCCGCCGGGATGACGGCCAATTCGTTCGCATCGGTGTCGCTCGAACCGCCGCTGATCTCCATCGCCGTCGATCACGCCGCCGAGATGCACCCGGCGATGCTGGTCGCGACACGCTTCACCGTCAACATCCTCGAAGCCTCGCAGGAGGCGCTGTCGCGGCGGTTCGCCGCCGGTCTCTCCGATCGGTTCGACGGGATCGGGTGGACGCGAAGCAGCGACAACGACGTGGTGCTGTCGGGGACGCTGGCGCACATCAGCTGCGAGATGTGGGGACAGGTCGAGGCGGGCGATCATACCCTCTTCATCGGCCGGGTCACCGGTGGCGACGCCGCCGATCACGGACGGCCGCTCCTCCACTACCGCGGCGGCTACGCCGACGGCGACGCCCTGTGA
- a CDS encoding zf-HC2 domain-containing protein, with protein sequence MTMLPPECEAAVDQLDALRRGELPPDQAALLRLHLDGCRRCLCIKMHEEAFLDRLVSAAHNATCPDELRATIYQMMAKESRDN encoded by the coding sequence ATGACCATGCTCCCACCTGAATGTGAAGCCGCCGTGGATCAACTCGACGCCTTGCGTCGCGGCGAGCTTCCGCCTGATCAAGCGGCGCTCCTCCGCCTGCACCTCGACGGCTGCCGGCGGTGCCTCTGCATCAAGATGCACGAGGAAGCGTTCCTCGACCGGCTCGTCTCGGCGGCGCACAACGCGACCTGTCCCGACGAACTTCGCGCCACGATCTATCAGATGATGGCCAAGGAATCGCGTGACAACTGA